The Stygiolobus azoricus genome window below encodes:
- the speD gene encoding adenosylmethionine decarboxylase encodes MMGVISTPKVIGKQVYGSLYECDPNILKDREALEKIVKDAVTIGNMTLLDIKSWKIGDGVSVVAIVLESHVTIHTWPEYNFATVDVYSCGAHTDPKRAFQYIVEQLKAKKYTMNEADRSSEF; translated from the coding sequence ATGATGGGGGTAATAAGCACACCTAAGGTAATAGGAAAGCAAGTTTACGGATCATTATACGAGTGTGACCCTAATATCTTAAAAGACAGGGAAGCTTTGGAGAAGATTGTCAAAGACGCTGTAACAATAGGGAATATGACACTTTTAGACATAAAGTCGTGGAAGATAGGTGATGGTGTTAGTGTTGTAGCGATTGTACTTGAAAGTCACGTTACAATACACACGTGGCCCGAATATAACTTCGCTACTGTTGACGTGTATTCATGTGGTGCACACACAGATCCTAAGAGAGCCTTCCAATATATAGTAGAGCAATTAAAGGCAAAAAAATATACTATGAATGAGGCTGATAGATCATCCGAGTTCTGA
- a CDS encoding DUF211 domain-containing protein yields the protein MAIRRLVLDVLKPIRGTSLVDLAEKVASLEGIEGVNISVTDMDVETMGLMIVIEGTNINFEEVKQTLENQGCAIHSIDEVVSGTKMVEGRVKEK from the coding sequence TTGGCTATAAGAAGACTTGTCCTTGATGTTTTAAAGCCTATTAGGGGGACTTCGTTAGTAGACCTAGCCGAGAAGGTCGCTTCCTTAGAGGGGATAGAGGGGGTAAACATCAGCGTTACCGATATGGACGTGGAGACAATGGGATTGATGATAGTGATTGAAGGGACTAACATAAACTTTGAAGAAGTTAAGCAAACCCTTGAGAACCAAGGCTGTGCTATTCATAGTATTGACGAGGTGGTAAGCGGAACTAAAATGGTTGAAGGCAGAGTGAAAGAGAAATGA
- a CDS encoding TIGR00269 family protein, with the protein MICNVCKAREAEVYQPHSGKRLCRKCFIEDVRARVKEESLKIGLDKANKILLAVSGGKDSYVLADTLVSFIDPQKLIAYNIIEGIHGYNRREQIEQLRKYLSSLGIELIEDSFKQSVGYTLDEMMKYSIGKGLNVSACTFCGGFRRKLINNAGRAVSADYVATGHNLDDEVQAIIINLIRGDLLRLIRFADKPIKLSSKFVLRVKPLRKVYEWETTLYAYYSGYQFQELECPYISTRPTLRAKVRELLYMLEDKKPGTLLTILEEFDKLAEKVRNQTQLKEELPTCKICGEPTSYGREICKNCELLISAGLLNYHQNLPMS; encoded by the coding sequence ATGATATGCAATGTATGTAAAGCTAGAGAAGCAGAGGTATACCAACCACATAGTGGTAAGAGACTTTGTAGAAAGTGCTTCATTGAAGATGTGAGGGCGAGGGTGAAGGAGGAGAGTTTAAAGATAGGTCTAGATAAGGCAAACAAAATACTTCTTGCAGTGTCTGGAGGCAAAGACAGTTACGTATTAGCGGACACTTTGGTGTCGTTTATAGATCCTCAAAAGTTAATTGCTTACAACATAATTGAGGGGATTCATGGTTATAACAGAAGAGAGCAAATTGAGCAGTTAAGAAAATACCTTTCCTCTCTCGGAATTGAATTAATAGAAGACAGCTTCAAGCAGAGTGTAGGTTATACGTTAGATGAAATGATGAAATATTCCATCGGTAAGGGGTTAAACGTATCAGCTTGTACTTTTTGCGGAGGCTTTAGGAGGAAATTAATTAATAATGCAGGTAGAGCGGTTTCTGCTGATTACGTAGCTACCGGTCATAATCTGGATGACGAAGTTCAGGCTATAATAATTAATTTAATTAGGGGCGACTTGCTCAGGTTGATAAGGTTTGCAGACAAACCCATAAAATTGAGTTCGAAATTCGTCCTGAGGGTAAAACCGTTAAGGAAGGTCTATGAGTGGGAGACTACACTTTATGCTTATTATAGCGGTTACCAGTTCCAAGAACTAGAATGCCCTTACATATCTACAAGACCGACGTTGAGAGCCAAAGTGAGGGAGCTCCTTTACATGCTAGAGGATAAAAAACCTGGTACATTATTGACTATTCTTGAGGAGTTCGACAAACTAGCTGAGAAGGTTAGAAATCAGACACAGTTAAAAGAAGAGTTACCTACGTGTAAGATTTGTGGGGAGCCAACCAGCTACGGAAGGGAAATATGTAAGAACTGTGAACTCTTGATATCCGCTGGTTTGTTAAATTATCACCAGAACTTGCCTATGTCGTAA
- a CDS encoding cob(I)yrinic acid a,c-diamide adenosyltransferase codes for MFTREGDDGSTNVINKRVGKDSPLVNLLGDLDELNSYLGYLVSKLPWEDMKNDIKKVQYTLFEIGEDLSTNGVKKRITLDYVKWLEDRTVAYRKETGPVRLFVIPGGSEEASLIHITRSVCRRIERNTVKYSKELPEMNKMIITYLNRLSSLLFAMALAANKRKGVEENVYDIGKFW; via the coding sequence GTGTTTACTAGAGAAGGCGACGATGGTTCCACTAATGTAATTAACAAAAGAGTCGGTAAAGATTCCCCTTTGGTTAATCTATTAGGAGATTTAGACGAACTAAATTCGTACTTAGGTTATTTAGTTTCAAAACTACCTTGGGAGGACATGAAAAACGACATCAAGAAAGTTCAATACACGTTATTTGAGATAGGAGAAGACCTCTCAACTAACGGTGTAAAGAAGAGAATAACTTTGGACTACGTAAAGTGGCTCGAGGATAGGACTGTAGCTTATAGGAAGGAAACCGGACCGGTTAGGTTATTTGTAATACCGGGAGGTTCTGAAGAAGCCTCGCTCATCCACATAACTAGGAGCGTATGCAGGCGAATAGAAAGGAATACTGTAAAATATTCTAAGGAACTTCCGGAAATGAACAAAATGATAATTACGTATTTGAATAGACTTTCCTCACTACTCTTTGCAATGGCTTTAGCCGCAAACAAGAGAAAAGGCGTAGAGGAAAATGTTTACGACATAGGCAAGTTCTGGTGA